The following proteins are co-located in the Mycolicibacterium goodii genome:
- the secA2 gene encoding accessory Sec system translocase SecA2 — protein MPKTSSAKPGRLSSKFWKLLGASTERSQARSLSEVKGAADFEKKAADLDDEQLTKAAKLLKLQDLAGSADMPQFLAIAREAAERTTGLRPFDVQLLAALRMLAGDVVEMATGEGKTLAGAIAAAGYALGGRRVHVITINDYLARRDAEWMGPLLEALGLTVGWITADSTAEERRAAYQCDVTYASVNEIGFDVLRDQLVTDVADLVSPNPDVALIDEADSVLVDEALVPLVLAGTSHREQPRVEIIRMVGELEPGKHFDTDAESRNVHLTEAGAKVMEAKLGGIDLYSEEHVGTTLTEINVALHAHVLLQRDVHYIVRDDAVHLINASRGRIASLQRWPDGLQAAVEAKEGIETTETGEVLDTITVQALINRYPRVCGMTGTALAAGEQLRQFYKLGVSPIPPNTPNVRKDEPDRVYITAAAKTDAIVEHIAEVHKTGQPVLVGTHDVAESEELHEKLRKAGVPAVVLNAKNDAEEAAVIAEAGKLGAVTVSTQMAGRGTDIRLGGSDVGDDDAEKKTVAELGGLHVVGTGRHHTERLDNQLRGRAGRQGDPGSSVFFASWEDDVVVAHLERGKLPMETDQDTGDGRIVAPRAASLLDHAQRVAEGRLLDVHANTWRYNQLIAQQRAIIVERRETLLRTDTAREELRERSPERYAKLAEELGGGSGDAEERLEKICRLIMLYHLDRGWCEHLAFLADIRESIHLRALGRQNPLDEFHRMAVDAFASLAADAIEAAQQTFETAESVADEPGIDLSKLARPTSTWTYMVHDNPLADDTMSALSLPGVFR, from the coding sequence GTGCCGAAGACGTCCAGCGCCAAACCGGGGCGCTTGAGTAGCAAGTTCTGGAAGCTGTTGGGTGCCAGCACCGAGCGGAGTCAGGCCCGCTCGCTGTCGGAGGTCAAAGGGGCCGCCGACTTCGAGAAGAAGGCCGCCGACCTCGACGACGAGCAGCTCACCAAGGCCGCCAAGCTGCTGAAACTGCAGGACCTGGCCGGATCGGCCGACATGCCGCAGTTCCTCGCGATCGCGCGGGAGGCCGCCGAGCGCACCACTGGCCTGCGCCCGTTCGACGTGCAGCTGCTGGCCGCCCTGCGCATGCTCGCGGGTGATGTCGTCGAGATGGCCACCGGCGAAGGCAAGACCCTGGCCGGCGCGATCGCCGCGGCCGGTTACGCCCTGGGCGGACGCCGCGTCCACGTCATCACCATCAACGACTACCTGGCGCGCCGCGACGCCGAATGGATGGGCCCGCTGCTGGAGGCACTCGGGCTCACGGTCGGCTGGATCACCGCCGACTCGACCGCCGAGGAGCGCCGCGCCGCCTACCAGTGCGATGTCACCTACGCTTCGGTCAACGAGATCGGGTTCGACGTGCTGCGCGACCAGCTGGTCACCGACGTCGCCGACCTGGTGTCGCCCAACCCCGACGTCGCGCTCATCGACGAGGCCGACTCGGTGCTGGTCGACGAGGCGCTCGTGCCGCTGGTGCTCGCGGGCACCAGCCACCGCGAACAACCGCGCGTCGAGATCATCCGGATGGTCGGCGAACTCGAGCCGGGCAAGCACTTCGACACCGACGCCGAGAGCCGCAACGTGCACCTCACCGAGGCTGGGGCCAAGGTGATGGAGGCCAAACTCGGGGGCATCGACCTGTACTCCGAGGAGCACGTCGGCACCACGCTCACCGAGATCAACGTGGCGCTGCACGCGCACGTGCTGCTGCAGCGCGACGTGCACTACATCGTGCGCGACGACGCCGTGCACCTGATCAACGCCTCGCGCGGGCGGATCGCGTCGCTGCAGCGCTGGCCCGACGGCCTGCAGGCCGCGGTGGAGGCCAAGGAGGGCATCGAGACCACCGAGACCGGTGAGGTGCTCGACACCATCACCGTGCAGGCGCTGATCAACCGCTACCCGCGGGTGTGCGGCATGACCGGCACCGCGCTGGCCGCCGGTGAGCAGTTGCGCCAGTTCTACAAGCTGGGGGTGTCGCCGATCCCGCCGAACACCCCCAACGTCCGCAAGGACGAGCCGGACCGCGTATACATCACCGCGGCCGCCAAGACCGACGCGATCGTCGAGCACATCGCCGAGGTCCACAAGACCGGCCAGCCGGTGCTCGTCGGCACCCACGACGTCGCCGAATCCGAGGAACTGCACGAGAAACTGCGCAAGGCCGGTGTGCCTGCAGTCGTGCTCAACGCCAAGAACGACGCCGAAGAGGCCGCGGTGATCGCCGAGGCGGGCAAGCTCGGCGCGGTCACGGTCTCGACGCAGATGGCCGGCCGCGGCACCGACATCCGGCTGGGCGGCTCCGACGTCGGCGACGACGACGCCGAGAAGAAGACGGTCGCCGAACTCGGCGGCCTGCACGTCGTCGGGACCGGCAGGCACCACACCGAACGGCTCGACAACCAGTTGCGCGGGCGCGCGGGCCGCCAGGGCGACCCCGGTTCGTCGGTGTTCTTCGCCAGCTGGGAGGACGACGTGGTCGTCGCGCACCTCGAACGCGGCAAGCTGCCGATGGAGACCGACCAGGACACGGGCGACGGCCGCATCGTCGCACCGCGCGCCGCGAGCCTGCTCGACCACGCGCAGCGCGTCGCCGAGGGCAGGCTGCTCGATGTGCACGCCAACACCTGGCGCTACAACCAGCTGATCGCCCAGCAGCGCGCCATCATCGTCGAGCGTCGCGAAACCCTGCTGCGCACCGACACCGCCCGCGAGGAACTCAGGGAACGCTCGCCCGAGCGGTACGCCAAGCTCGCCGAGGAGCTCGGCGGGGGTTCCGGAGACGCCGAGGAACGGCTGGAGAAGATCTGCCGGCTGATCATGCTGTACCACCTCGACCGTGGGTGGTGTGAGCACCTGGCGTTCCTCGCCGACATCCGCGAGAGCATCCATCTGCGGGCGCTGGGCAGGCAGAACCCGCTCGACGAGTTCCATCGCATGGCCGTCGACGCGTTCGCCTCCCTGGCCGCCGACGCCATCGAGGCCGCGCAGCAGACCTTCGAGACCGCCGAGTCGGTCGCCGACGAACCCGGCATCGACCTGTCGAAGCTCGCCCGGCCGACATCGACGTGGACCTACATGGTTCACGACAACCCATTGGCCGACGACACGATGTCGGCGCTGAGTCTGCCGGGTGTGTTCCGCTAG
- a CDS encoding CDP-alcohol phosphatidyltransferase family protein: MEDAPAARGESPAPGARDEGRDRVLTVPNVLSGVRLLLVPVFLYLLLVVHAQGWAVAVLMFSGFSDWADGKIARLVANQSSRLGELLDPLVDRIYMVTVPVAMALYGAVPWWIVVTLLCRDAVLAATLPVLRGRGLAALPVTYIGKAATFALMSGFPLVLLGQWDALWSRVILACGWAFLIWGLLLYLWSAVLYLMQVALVVRRMTPVR, encoded by the coding sequence ATGGAAGACGCGCCTGCTGCCCGGGGCGAAAGCCCGGCACCGGGGGCGCGCGACGAGGGGCGCGACCGGGTGCTCACCGTGCCGAACGTGCTGAGCGGTGTGCGGCTGCTGCTGGTGCCGGTGTTCCTGTACCTGCTGCTGGTCGTGCATGCGCAGGGCTGGGCCGTTGCGGTGCTGATGTTCAGCGGCTTCTCCGACTGGGCCGACGGCAAGATCGCCCGCCTGGTGGCCAACCAGTCCTCACGGCTCGGTGAACTGCTCGATCCGCTGGTGGATCGCATCTACATGGTCACCGTGCCGGTGGCGATGGCGCTCTACGGCGCGGTGCCGTGGTGGATCGTGGTGACGCTGCTGTGCCGTGACGCCGTGCTGGCGGCGACGCTGCCGGTGCTGCGCGGCCGCGGCCTCGCGGCGCTGCCGGTGACCTACATCGGCAAGGCCGCGACATTCGCGCTGATGTCGGGTTTCCCGCTGGTGCTGCTGGGGCAGTGGGACGCGCTGTGGAGCCGCGTGATCCTGGCCTGCGGATGGGCGTTCCTGATCTGGGGGCTGCTGCTGTATCTGTGGTCGGCCGTGCTGTACCTGATGCAGGTCGCTCTGGTGGTGCGGCGAATGACCCCGGTCAGATGA
- a CDS encoding DUF881 domain-containing protein — protein MSTLGGYGSFTGPHTDPAGGPNRHSDPNEADAPTRIPVPSLLRSLLSEHLDPGHAAAAEERRAGKPPRRRGFEWSWQVLAALAIAAVFAIAAAQVQIAAPAAREAQHALAGRVRAVEIAADRAGAERNALADQVDAEQRRRLGMDTDGQRLLDNLDSANVAAAAVPMIGPGLTVTVTDPGMSRDLSDVSKQRVAGSQQVILDRDLQLVVNSLWASGAEAISVGGVRVGAGVTIRQAGGGILVDNQPITSPYVIVAIGPPNAMSDVFNRSPALQRLRLLETSYGVGVNVSMGDGLNVPAVAVRDVNFAKQIG, from the coding sequence ATGAGCACGCTCGGCGGGTACGGCTCGTTCACCGGCCCGCACACCGACCCCGCAGGCGGACCCAACCGCCACTCCGATCCCAACGAGGCCGACGCGCCGACGCGCATCCCGGTGCCGTCGCTGCTGCGGTCCCTGCTCTCGGAGCACCTCGACCCCGGCCACGCCGCGGCCGCCGAGGAACGCAGGGCCGGGAAACCTCCGCGCAGGCGCGGCTTCGAGTGGAGCTGGCAGGTGCTCGCGGCCCTGGCGATCGCCGCGGTCTTCGCGATCGCCGCGGCTCAGGTCCAGATCGCGGCGCCCGCGGCCCGCGAGGCCCAGCACGCGTTGGCCGGACGCGTCCGTGCCGTCGAGATCGCGGCCGATCGGGCCGGTGCCGAACGCAACGCACTCGCCGATCAGGTCGATGCCGAACAACGTCGCAGGCTCGGAATGGACACCGACGGTCAGCGGTTGCTCGACAACCTCGACTCGGCGAACGTCGCGGCAGCGGCGGTCCCGATGATCGGTCCTGGTCTCACGGTGACGGTCACCGACCCGGGCATGTCGCGTGACCTCAGCGACGTGTCCAAGCAGCGCGTCGCGGGCAGTCAGCAGGTCATCCTCGACCGGGACCTGCAACTGGTGGTCAACTCGCTGTGGGCCAGTGGCGCGGAGGCGATCTCCGTCGGTGGGGTGCGCGTCGGGGCCGGGGTGACCATCCGGCAGGCAGGCGGCGGCATCCTGGTCGACAATCAGCCGATCACCAGTCCGTATGTCATCGTGGCCATCGGTCCGCCGAACGCCATGTCGGACGTGTTCAACCGCAGCCCGGCGCTGCAGCGGCTGCGGCTGCTGGAGACCTCCTATGGCGTCGGGGTGAACGTGAGCATGGGCGACGGCCTGAACGTGCCCGCGGTCGCGGTACGAGATGTCAACTTCGCCAAGCAGATTGGATAG
- a CDS encoding small basic family protein has translation MIGIVALVVGIVLGLVFRPDVPEIVEPYLPIAVVAALDAVFGGLRAYLEKIFDAKVFVVSFVFNVLVAALIVYLGDQLGVGTQLSTAIIVVLGIRIFGNAAALRRRLFGA, from the coding sequence ATGATCGGGATCGTTGCGCTTGTCGTCGGCATCGTGCTTGGGCTGGTGTTCCGCCCCGACGTGCCCGAGATCGTCGAGCCGTACCTGCCGATCGCCGTGGTCGCGGCGCTCGACGCGGTGTTCGGCGGACTGCGGGCCTATCTGGAGAAGATCTTCGACGCCAAGGTGTTCGTGGTGTCGTTCGTGTTCAACGTCCTGGTGGCGGCGTTGATCGTCTACCTGGGTGACCAACTCGGGGTGGGGACGCAGTTGTCGACCGCGATCATCGTGGTGCTGGGCATCCGAATCTTCGGAAATGCCGCGGCGTTGCGGCGCAGACTGTTCGGAGCCTGA
- a CDS encoding DUF881 domain-containing protein: MTENEPTQQPATTGRGVEHRVERTVEHHGRHEMPERAPRFRIFGRSRPIATRSRSQLIFGALGVLLCLLLGVAIVTQVRQNESGDSLETARPADLLVLLDSLQQREASLNTEVADLQRTLQELQASGTSDQAAIESAQARLAALSIQIGTVAATGPGVTLTIEDSGPGVSPETMLDVINELRAAGAEAIEIRGGGDQRSAVRVGVDTWIAGAPGELVVDNVTLRPPYSVIAIGDPPTLAAAMNIPGGAMDSVKRVGGTMVIQQAEQVDVTALRQPKPRQYAQPVK; this comes from the coding sequence ATGACCGAGAACGAGCCCACCCAGCAGCCCGCGACCACCGGCCGTGGTGTCGAACACCGGGTCGAACGCACTGTCGAACATCATGGCCGCCACGAGATGCCGGAGCGCGCACCGCGGTTCCGGATCTTCGGCCGGAGCCGGCCGATCGCGACCAGGAGCCGGTCGCAGTTGATCTTCGGCGCGCTCGGGGTGCTGCTGTGCCTGCTGCTCGGAGTGGCGATCGTCACCCAGGTGCGCCAGAACGAGTCCGGCGATTCGCTGGAGACCGCCCGCCCCGCCGACCTGCTCGTGTTGCTCGATTCGCTTCAGCAACGCGAGGCGTCACTCAACACCGAGGTGGCCGATCTGCAGCGCACGCTGCAGGAGCTGCAGGCCTCGGGCACCAGCGACCAGGCCGCGATCGAGAGCGCCCAGGCCCGTCTGGCGGCCCTGTCGATCCAGATCGGGACGGTCGCGGCCACCGGACCGGGGGTGACGTTGACCATCGAGGATTCCGGTCCCGGCGTGTCGCCCGAGACCATGCTCGACGTGATCAACGAGTTGCGCGCGGCGGGTGCGGAGGCCATCGAGATCCGCGGCGGGGGAGACCAGCGCAGCGCGGTGCGCGTCGGCGTCGACACCTGGATCGCGGGCGCCCCCGGTGAGCTGGTCGTCGACAACGTCACGCTGCGACCGCCCTATTCGGTTATCGCCATTGGGGATCCGCCCACCCTGGCCGCCGCCATGAACATTCCGGGCGGGGCGATGGACAGCGTCAAACGGGTCGGCGGCACGATGGTGATACAACAAGCCGAGCAGGTCGACGTCACCGCCTTGCGGCAACCGAAACCGCGCCAATACGCTCAGCCCGTCAAATGA
- the gcvH gene encoding glycine cleavage system protein GcvH, giving the protein MSEIPADLYYTSEHEWVLRTGDDTVRVGITDYAQSALGDVVFVQLPDVDADVTAGDAFGEVESTKSVSDLYAPVTAKVVAVNGDLEGSPELVNSDPYGEGWLVDLRVEAGTLDQALGGLLDAEGYRAVVTE; this is encoded by the coding sequence GTGAGCGAGATCCCAGCCGACCTGTACTACACCTCCGAACACGAGTGGGTGTTGCGCACCGGTGATGACACGGTGCGCGTCGGCATCACCGACTACGCGCAGTCCGCACTGGGCGACGTGGTGTTCGTGCAGTTGCCCGACGTCGACGCCGACGTGACCGCGGGCGACGCGTTCGGCGAGGTCGAATCCACCAAGTCGGTGTCGGATCTCTACGCCCCCGTCACGGCGAAAGTCGTTGCCGTCAACGGTGATCTGGAAGGCAGCCCGGAACTGGTCAACTCCGATCCGTACGGCGAGGGCTGGCTGGTCGACCTGCGGGTCGAAGCGGGCACCCTCGACCAGGCGCTGGGCGGTTTGCTGGATGCGGAGGGCTACCGCGCAGTCGTCACCGAGTAA
- the garA gene encoding glycogen accumulation regulator GarA: protein MTDKDSNLGADQSEDVTVETTSVFRADFLNELDAPAAAGTEGAVSGVEGLPSGSALLVVKRGPNAGSRFLLDQPTTSAGRHPDSDIFLDDVTVSRRHAEFRLEGGEFQVVDVGSLNGTYVNREPVDSAVLANGDEVQIGKFRLVFLTGPKSDDSGSNA from the coding sequence GTGACGGACAAAGACAGCAATTTGGGGGCGGACCAGTCGGAGGATGTGACGGTAGAGACCACATCGGTCTTCCGCGCTGACTTCCTCAACGAACTGGATGCCCCCGCCGCGGCGGGTACCGAAGGCGCCGTCTCCGGTGTCGAGGGCCTGCCATCGGGGTCGGCTTTGCTTGTCGTCAAGCGTGGACCGAACGCGGGGTCGCGTTTCCTTCTCGACCAGCCGACCACGTCGGCCGGACGGCACCCCGACAGCGACATCTTCCTCGACGACGTCACCGTGAGCCGTCGGCACGCGGAGTTCCGCCTGGAGGGCGGTGAGTTCCAGGTGGTCGACGTGGGCAGCCTCAACGGCACCTACGTGAACCGGGAACCGGTCGACTCGGCCGTGCTCGCCAACGGCGACGAGGTGCAGATCGGCAAGTTCCGTCTGGTGTTCCTGACCGGACCCAAGTCCGACGACAGCGGCTCGAACGCCTGA
- a CDS encoding MerR family transcriptional regulator, with protein MTHPDRSAPAGMSIGAVLDLLRADFPDVTISKIRFLEAEGLVTPERTASGYRRFTAYDCARLRFILTAQRDQYLPLKVIKAQLDALPDGELPQTGSAYAVPRLVPVDDRATDTPGVSRAVSGMAPTQVRLTREDVLERSGVDEAMLGALIKNGVITPGKGGLFDEHSVVIAQCAKALEDYGVEPRHLRAFRSAADRQSDLIAQIAGPVVKAGKAGARDRADDLAREVAALAITLHTSLIKSAVRDVLDR; from the coding sequence ATGACCCATCCGGACAGATCAGCACCAGCCGGGATGTCGATCGGTGCGGTCCTCGACCTGCTCCGGGCCGACTTCCCGGACGTGACCATCTCCAAGATCCGGTTCCTGGAAGCCGAGGGTCTGGTGACCCCGGAGCGCACCGCTTCGGGGTACCGGCGGTTCACCGCATACGACTGCGCCAGGCTGCGCTTCATCCTCACCGCGCAACGCGATCAGTACCTGCCGCTCAAGGTGATCAAGGCGCAGCTCGATGCGCTGCCCGACGGCGAACTGCCCCAGACCGGTTCGGCATACGCGGTGCCGCGTCTGGTGCCGGTCGACGACCGGGCGACCGACACACCGGGCGTGTCGCGGGCGGTTTCCGGTATGGCCCCGACGCAGGTCCGGCTGACCCGTGAGGATGTGCTGGAACGCTCGGGCGTCGATGAGGCGATGCTCGGCGCGCTGATCAAGAACGGGGTGATCACCCCCGGCAAGGGCGGACTGTTCGACGAGCATTCGGTGGTGATCGCGCAGTGCGCCAAGGCGCTCGAAGACTACGGTGTCGAACCCCGGCATCTGCGGGCGTTCCGGTCGGCCGCCGACCGGCAGTCCGATCTCATCGCGCAGATCGCCGGGCCGGTGGTAAAGGCCGGTAAGGCCGGCGCGCGGGACCGCGCCGACGACCTGGCGCGCGAGGTGGCGGCGCTGGCGATCACGCTGCACACGTCGCTCATCAAGTCGGCCGTACGCGACGTTCTGGATCGCTGA
- a CDS encoding bifunctional nuclease family protein, with protein MAEVRVVGIRVEQPQNQPVLLLRESNGDRYLPIWIGQSEAAAIALEQQGVEPARPLTHDLIRDVIAALGHSLKEVRIVDLQEGTFYADLIFDRDIKVSARPSDSVAIALRVGVPIYVEEAVLAEAGLLIPDENDEDASGTVREDEVEKFKEFLDSVSPDDFKAT; from the coding sequence ATGGCTGAGGTTCGGGTGGTCGGCATTCGTGTGGAGCAGCCGCAGAACCAGCCGGTACTGCTGCTGCGCGAATCCAATGGCGACCGTTACCTGCCGATTTGGATCGGGCAGTCGGAGGCGGCTGCGATCGCGCTGGAACAGCAGGGTGTCGAGCCCGCGCGGCCGCTGACCCATGATCTGATCCGAGATGTCATTGCGGCGCTGGGACATTCGCTCAAAGAGGTGCGCATCGTCGATCTGCAGGAAGGCACGTTCTACGCCGACCTGATCTTCGACCGCGACATCAAGGTGTCGGCGCGGCCGTCGGATTCGGTGGCGATCGCGCTGCGCGTCGGCGTGCCGATCTATGTGGAGGAGGCGGTGCTCGCCGAAGCGGGCCTGCTCATCCCCGACGAGAACGACGAGGACGCCTCCGGCACCGTCCGCGAGGACGAGGTCGAGAAGTTCAAGGAATTCCTCGACAGCGTCTCACCGGACGATTTCAAGGCCACCTGA
- a CDS encoding MerR family transcriptional regulator has protein sequence MGDTPRQTELDLTTGLDSTTGAEPPVRPSSEPVQAGLFPDDSVPDELVGYRGPSACQIAGITYRQLDYWARTSLVVPSIRSAAGSGSQRLYSFKDILVLKIVKRLLDTGISLHNIRVAVDHLRQRGVQDLANITLFSDGTTVYECTSAEEVVDLLQGGQGVFGIAVSGAMRELTGVIADFPSERADGGEAIPSPEDELASRRKSRDRKIG, from the coding sequence GTGGGTGACACGCCACGGCAGACAGAGTTGGATCTGACCACCGGGTTGGATTCGACCACGGGGGCAGAGCCACCTGTCCGGCCGTCCAGCGAACCCGTGCAGGCCGGGTTGTTCCCCGACGACTCCGTTCCCGACGAACTCGTCGGATACCGCGGCCCCAGCGCCTGCCAGATTGCAGGCATCACCTACCGGCAGCTGGACTACTGGGCCCGCACATCGCTCGTCGTGCCGTCCATCCGCAGCGCGGCGGGTTCGGGTAGCCAGCGCCTCTACTCCTTCAAGGACATCCTGGTCCTCAAGATCGTCAAGCGACTTCTCGACACCGGCATCTCGCTGCACAACATCCGCGTCGCGGTCGATCACCTGCGGCAGCGCGGTGTGCAGGACCTCGCCAACATCACGCTGTTCTCCGACGGCACCACCGTCTACGAGTGCACGTCCGCCGAAGAGGTCGTCGACCTGCTGCAGGGTGGCCAGGGCGTGTTCGGTATCGCGGTGTCCGGCGCGATGCGCGAGCTGACCGGTGTGATCGCCGACTTCCCGAGTGAGCGCGCCGACGGCGGCGAGGCGATCCCGTCGCCCGAGGACGAGCTGGCGTCGCGACGCAAGAGCCGCGACCGCAAGATCGGCTGA